One window of the Rhinoderma darwinii isolate aRhiDar2 chromosome 1 unlocalized genomic scaffold, aRhiDar2.hap1 SUPER_1_unloc_20, whole genome shotgun sequence genome contains the following:
- the LOC142670909 gene encoding uncharacterized protein LOC142670909: protein MFSSRTFLLLNDPPAMDKDSNEVTTRILNFTLEIIYLLSGEDYTIVKKTWGDCVAPSSHESGGRSRSRTPITEAPPHSLIHEKNIKQKILELLHKMTELLTGEVPIRCQDVAVYFSKEEWEYVEGHKDLYKEVMKEDHRPCTSQGKPSKNSEGNFMLSLNYKVEEEALMQQSSGENLMPFNVHPGLHSTDLSYNPHNHEEPSPDQTQIVTTSTDPNRIQRFQFGKPLMKSSGPFTHTKIHTGEKPYSCSECGKCFTCKSRLDQHERSHKAEKPYSCLECGKCFTRKSHLLTHEKSHTGEKPYSCLECGKCFTNKSDLVVHERIHTGEKPYSCLECGKCFTNKSELVKHERSHTGEKPYSCSECGKCFIDKAHLVIHQRSHTGEKPYSCSICGKCFIDKSRIVTHERIHTGEKPYSCSECGNSFTQKSSLVTHQRIHTGEKPYSCSKCGKCFTNKSYLVTHERTHTGEKPYSCSECGKCFAHSSDLVTHKRSHTEEKPYSCSECGKCFAHSSDLVKHKRIHTGEKPYPCSECGKCFTSNSHLVLHKRSHTGIKPYLCSECGKCFTNKSYLVTHERTHTGEKPYSCSECVKCFADKSSLVKHKRIHTGEKPFPCSECGKCFTSSSNLVLHKRSHTGEKPYPCSECGKCYVAKSSLVLHEISHRKEKPF from the exons ATGTTCTCATCcagaacgttccttctcctgaatgacccaccagcAATGGACAAGGACAGCAATGAGGTGACCACAAGAATATTAAACTTCaccctggagatcatctacctgctgagcggagag gattacacaatagtgaagaagacatgggGTGACTGTGTGGCCCCCAGCAGTCATGAGTCAGGAGGGCGGAGCAGGAGCCGGACCCCCATCACAGAGGCACCTCCTCACTCCCTGATACATGAGAAAAACATTAAGCAGAAGATCCTAGAACTTCtccacaagatgactgagctgctgactggagag gttcctataaggtgtcaggatgttgctgtctatttctccaaggaggagtgggagtatgtagaaggacacaaggatctgtacaaggaggtCATGAAGGAGGACCACCGGCCGTGCACATCACAAg GAAAGCCCagtaagaactctgagggaaacttcatgCTATCgctaaattataaagtagaagaggAAGCTctcatgcagcagtcttcaggagaaaacctcatgCCGTTTAATGTACATCCtggacttcacagtacagatctatCATATAATCCCCATAATCATGAGGAACCTTCTCCTGACCAAacacagattgttaccacaagtacagATCCAAACAGGATTCAGAGGTTTCAATTTGGAAAACCATTAATGAAAAGCTCAGGTCCTTTTACACACACAAAAATTCACACAGGCGAGAAGCCATactcctgttcagaatgtgggaaatgttttacctgTAAATCACGCCTTGATCAACATGAAAGAAGTCACAAAGCAGAAAAGCCATACTCTTGTTTAGAATGTGGAAAATGCTTTACCCGTAAGTCACATCTTCTTACACATGAgaaaagtcacacaggggagaagccatattcatgtttagaatgtgggaaatgttttacaaataaatcagatcttgttgtacatgagagaattcacacaggagagaaaccatattcatgtttagaatgtgggaaatgctttacaaataaatcagaacttgttaaacatgagagaagtcacacaggggagaagccatattcatgttcagaatgtgggaaatgttttatagataaagcacatcttgttatacatcagagaagtcacacaggggagaagccatattcttgTTCaatatgtgggaaatgttttatcgaTAAATCACgcattgttacacatgagagaattcacacaggagagaaaccatattcctGTTCGGAATGTGGAAACTCTTTTACACAAAAATCTAGTCTTGTTacacatcagagaattcacacaggggagaagccatattcctgctcaaaatgtgggaaatgttttacaaataaatcatatcttgttacacatgagagaacgcacacaggggagaaaccctattcatgttcagaatgtgggaaatgctttgcACATAGTTCAGATCTTGTTACACATAAAAGAAGTCACACagaagagaagccatattcatgttcagaatgtgggaaatgctttgcACATAGTTCAGATCTTGTTAAACATaaaagaattcacacaggagagaagccatatccatgttcagaatgtgggaaatgttttacatcaAACTCACATCTTGTTTtgcataagagaagtcacacggGAATTAAGCCGTatttatgttcagaatgtgggaaatgttttacaaataaatcatatcttgttacacatgagagaacgcacacaggggagaaaccatattcatgttcagaatgtgttaAATGCTttgcagataaatcaagtcttgttaaacataaaagaattcacacaggagagaagccatttccatgttcagaatgtggtaaaTGTTTTACATCAAGCTCAAATCTTGTTCtgcataagagaagtcacacaggagagaaaccatatccatgttcagaatgtgggaaatgttatgtAGCTAAATCATCTCTTGTTCTACATGAGATAAGTCACAGAAAGGAAAAGCCATTTTAA